CGATGTACAGCGCTGAAGATGATATGCCCAGCACGCCGGACACTACGCACGCCTGCTTGACTCCATCGGCACAAGGTATGCTCGCGAACCCGGCTAGTACGTTCGTTACATCGCCGAGCGTATGTAAGCCTCTTTGCCACCAGGATCTGCCGGCTTCCTTGACTTGGGGGAAGAAGGCGTGGGTGTAGCGGTTGGCGGGCATGGGGTGGGCGGTCATGGTTCTCATGTGGGCGATCGTGTCGCCCGGTGAGCCTGTGTAACGGGGCGGTTGGATCGCCGTGTAGGCGGCTCGCCGCTGCGTCGCGTAGCCCGACGGGTTGACGGCGATGTAGCCGTTGCCGTAGTCGGTCATGGTGCCGCCTAGGTCGGTGGCGCCGATGGGGTTTTGGTTGGTGTAGTCGTAGTTGTTGGCGGAGCCGCCGGGGACGGGGTCGATGGTGAGGAACCTGCCGAGTTGAGGGTCATACGGTCGGGCGCCCATCTCGATGGTGGGGCGTAGCCCGGCTTGGTGTTCGACGGGGCGGGTCGTGTTGCCGTGCCCGTCATGGGCCACCGCCCCGACCGGCGTGGCGCCCGACGTCCAGGTGAGACGATCACCGGGCCCGTAGCAGTAATCGGTGGTGGCGCCATCGATGGTCACCGCAGAACGGTTCGAGTCCGCACCCGGATCCACCATCGCGCCTGCGCCACACCCCGTGGTCGTGCCGTACACGTACCGCAGCGTAGAAGACCCCCCACCACCCGTGGCGACCGACGCATCGGTCACGCGGCCAGCGGTGTCATAGCCAAACGTGGAGGTCGCCGCACCCGACGTGGCGTCAACCCGTTCGGTAGCCCATCAGCGCCAGCGGGCGGGTCGACCGACGGTCACACACCTGACGATCGTCACGAAGAGCAGGACAGTGAAGACTACCTGCACCATCAGACCTGCGCTGATGTGGCCGCCGGTTGCCAGGCGGATCATCAAGACGACAATCGATGGGGCGCCGAGAACGCACAACAACACCGCGGCCAGCCTCGATAGCGAGTTCAACCGCGGCCCCGGAGGAGGAGCGAAGTTCCATCCAGACCCCCGGGCCGGGTCGGCTATCTCCGGAGCGCCGACGAACGGCTCCGGCCCACTTGAACGCCCGGCGTGGAGTCCCGCCACGTGCTGGCGAAGACCAGCGAGCGACCATACAGCCGTGGCCACGGCCATGAGCAACACGATTGTGCCAACGATCCGCGATGCCAGGACGAGCCCGAAGATCCCGACGCCTGCCGCCGAGCACACCAGTGCGACCCACGCCAAGACCGCAACCTGACCCTGGACGGGCGTCCCGCGACGGAAGTCCCGAACCCACTCTCGGGCTCGTTGGATCACGCTGACCTACCTCGTTCGATGGATCATGAATACATAACCGGTCGCTTCAGACCACACGATCCAGCGCCCGTCGCGGCTTACTAGTGAACCCGTGTGGATTACACACTTAGACAAGTGTCATCGACGAGCTGTGGCCGTCTTCATGACCCGTCGAAGACATCTGCGGTAATGATCACGAAGCGTGTTGTCATCGAAGGCGCCGACTCGCAGCCAGCCATGTCGCCAAGCGTACAGATGGGTGGCCCAGACTACGATGACCCATACGGCGACCATCCATCGCAGGGCCGGGACGAAGATCGTTGTCAATATTGCCGGA
This region of Acidimicrobiales bacterium genomic DNA includes:
- a CDS encoding RHS repeat-associated core domain-containing protein produces the protein MTDASVATGGGGSSTLRYVYGTTTGCGAGAMVDPGADSNRSAVTIDGATTDYCYGPGDRLTWTSGATPVGAVAHDGHGNTTRPVEHQAGLRPTIEMGARPYDPQLGRFLTIDPVPGGSANNYDYTNQNPIGATDLGGTMTDYGNGYIAVNPSGYATQRRAAYTAIQPPRYTGSPGDTIAHMRTMTAHPMPANRYTHAFFPQVKEAGRSWWQRGLHTLGDVTNVLAGFASIPCADGVKQACVVSGVLGISSSALYIGSGSVGQGVCELAATAVGVTGLPGMRTEGGSALLGLGGSLSCAAAG